A window of the uncultured Fibrobacter sp. genome harbors these coding sequences:
- a CDS encoding right-handed parallel beta-helix repeat-containing protein yields MNKGIWFLLPVSLAAAFLVSCSSSEGPETAGGTEAESTMAFRVRLSDGSAAAYARVRVLPGDFLSDGSSPAEWKESDADGFIKMEAEPGSYTVEARHVDGSLATGAVQYVALDSKNDDSKVDTIELGELSSIEGFVLLGETSPVIRVAGLDRYVVPDSTGHFVIDSLPAGTFDVQIGDPSETYSAKVESATGDTLYVDCSDSASGINVIKSQKSAASEYPGKDWGEHEALLSQIDGYAAGTLGAAGVTDSLGEITKAEGEICIVTTTEDYIIVEDTTDVDSLGNAVTKAEIAPGSLRECAYREGPTWVLFKKSGTYNLQAPLRLKKDKTIDGRGRDIRITGMGVLTEVSSNLIFENLTFTAPAITALDTTSRRALSIHNGTHHVWVDHCTFEEYPLVEFDVKRGSHNVTVSWSRFENAQTGILFGLTADIVKEPDQKLTVHHSYFAGLAGKGIRAHGGELHAYNNFFADVSEAGVECSDSAKCYIEKNIFDTEKPVELYTFYDEDGAPVDTSVGFAKMKSNWLVAGGENLEGNARNYKPDYKYEIDLADVELALKVKKQSGPR; encoded by the coding sequence ATGAATAAGGGAATATGGTTTTTGTTGCCCGTGTCGCTCGCGGCGGCGTTCCTTGTCTCGTGTTCCAGTAGCGAAGGGCCCGAGACTGCAGGCGGCACGGAAGCCGAGTCTACGATGGCTTTCCGTGTGCGGCTCTCCGATGGGAGTGCCGCAGCGTATGCCCGCGTGCGCGTGCTTCCTGGAGATTTTCTCAGCGACGGGAGTTCTCCCGCCGAATGGAAAGAATCAGATGCAGATGGCTTTATAAAAATGGAGGCGGAGCCCGGTTCTTACACGGTGGAAGCCCGCCATGTCGATGGTTCCTTGGCGACGGGCGCTGTTCAATATGTTGCCCTGGATTCAAAAAATGATGATTCCAAGGTGGATACGATTGAATTGGGTGAACTTTCGTCTATCGAAGGGTTCGTTTTGCTTGGCGAAACATCCCCTGTAATCCGTGTAGCCGGCCTTGACCGTTATGTAGTTCCCGACAGTACGGGGCATTTTGTGATTGATTCGCTCCCGGCAGGGACTTTTGATGTCCAAATCGGGGACCCCTCAGAAACGTATTCCGCCAAAGTCGAGTCGGCTACCGGGGACACGCTTTATGTGGATTGTTCCGATTCGGCTTCGGGTATCAATGTTATCAAGTCGCAGAAATCGGCTGCAAGCGAATACCCCGGGAAGGATTGGGGCGAACATGAAGCCCTGCTTTCTCAAATAGATGGCTATGCGGCTGGAACGCTTGGCGCGGCTGGCGTTACCGATAGCTTGGGCGAAATCACCAAGGCCGAAGGCGAAATCTGCATCGTGACGACGACGGAAGACTATATCATCGTCGAAGACACTACAGACGTCGATTCTTTGGGCAATGCGGTGACAAAAGCAGAAATAGCTCCGGGCTCGTTGCGCGAATGTGCCTACAGGGAAGGCCCCACGTGGGTGCTATTCAAAAAGAGCGGGACTTACAACTTGCAGGCTCCGCTCCGCCTCAAGAAAGACAAGACGATTGACGGCCGTGGCCGCGATATCCGCATTACCGGCATGGGTGTGCTGACGGAAGTTTCTAGCAACCTGATTTTTGAGAACCTGACCTTTACTGCTCCTGCGATTACGGCGTTGGACACGACATCCAGACGTGCGCTTTCTATCCATAACGGGACGCACCATGTGTGGGTGGACCACTGCACCTTCGAAGAATATCCGCTTGTAGAATTCGACGTGAAGCGCGGCTCGCACAATGTGACTGTTTCTTGGTCTCGTTTCGAAAATGCGCAGACGGGAATCCTGTTCGGGCTCACTGCCGATATCGTGAAGGAACCGGACCAGAAACTTACCGTGCATCACAGCTATTTTGCAGGGCTTGCCGGAAAGGGAATCCGTGCGCATGGCGGAGAACTTCACGCTTACAACAACTTTTTTGCCGATGTGAGCGAAGCTGGCGTTGAATGTTCCGATTCGGCCAAGTGCTATATCGAAAAGAACATCTTCGATACCGAAAAACCAGTGGAACTTTACACCTTCTATGATGAAGACGGTGCTCCCGTCGATACGAGTGTGGGTTTTGCCAAGATGAAATCGAACTGGCTTGTAGCTGGCGGCGAAAACCTAGAAGGGAATGCCCGTAATTACAAGCCCGATTACAAGTACGAAATCGATTTGGCCGATGTAGAACTTGCCTTGAAGGTCAAGAAGCAGAGCGGGCCGCGGTAA
- a CDS encoding TIGR02147 family protein, with amino-acid sequence MVNLFEYLNYREFLRDAYEERHKGDWRFSHRYIAERAGFDASMFNKILQGKRNLTARLVSVFADIFCNDSREKSYFADMVAFNQAKTHSESRQYLEKLVATKECKVENVAKDQFEYFDHWYHAVVRELVTFYPYVGDDAALGLMVRPPITASQVKSSIALLERLSMIRKDEATGSYVQTQGLISSGSESYSTAVNSYIQQNLDVAQTAMDRFDKEERNLSTLAFACDETTYSELVEMVRRFRREILAKVAQCEKPNRVFQLGMQLFPLSDPYPPPQRRGRKRRIRGQELAQAADTEKAGEATDDE; translated from the coding sequence ATGGTCAATCTTTTTGAATATTTGAACTACCGCGAATTTTTGCGCGATGCCTACGAGGAACGTCACAAGGGCGATTGGCGTTTTAGCCACCGCTACATTGCCGAACGTGCCGGTTTCGACGCATCGATGTTCAACAAGATTTTGCAGGGCAAGCGCAATCTGACAGCTCGCCTGGTTTCCGTTTTTGCCGATATTTTTTGTAACGACTCCCGCGAAAAGTCATATTTTGCCGACATGGTGGCCTTTAACCAGGCCAAGACCCATTCCGAAAGCCGTCAGTATCTTGAAAAACTCGTGGCGACTAAGGAATGTAAGGTCGAAAACGTGGCGAAGGACCAGTTTGAATATTTTGATCACTGGTACCATGCGGTTGTTCGTGAACTTGTGACTTTTTACCCGTACGTGGGCGACGATGCCGCGCTCGGGCTCATGGTGCGCCCGCCGATTACGGCAAGCCAGGTGAAGAGCTCCATTGCATTGCTCGAACGCCTTTCCATGATCCGCAAAGACGAGGCGACAGGTTCTTATGTACAGACTCAGGGGTTGATTTCGAGCGGTTCGGAATCATACAGCACTGCAGTCAATTCGTACATCCAGCAGAATCTGGATGTAGCCCAGACGGCGATGGACCGTTTCGACAAGGAAGAACGCAATCTTTCGACACTTGCATTTGCCTGCGACGAGACAACGTATAGCGAATTGGTCGAAATGGTTCGCCGTTTCCGCCGTGAGATTCTTGCAAAGGTTGCGCAGTGTGAAAAGCCCAATCGCGTGTTCCAGCTGGGGATGCAACTTTTCCCGCTTTCGGACCCGTATCCACCGCCGCAGCGGCGCGGGCGCAAACGCCGGATTCGCGGGCAGGAACTTGCTCAGGCTGCCGACACCGAGAAGGCGGGGGAGGCAACGGACGATGAATAA
- a CDS encoding GDSL-type esterase/lipase family protein produces the protein MSDSTSFTIHVAGDSTVQTYKDSAYPQTGWGQVLGYFFDGARVKVNNAALGGRSSKNFIEEGRLDGILKAAQKGDYLLVQFGHNDRDYSKEARYVPPEDFPGYIQKFVDEGKKKGVNVILVSPMNLNGSRNVFSTGANNYDARGMMQKIATNSKIPFVDLNMKAYNLYNTTYKNIPDYVTRYLYKKLEKGEYPNYPDGVNDGTTHFQEMGSMGHAQLICEELEDNLKNNTNLSDEAKAALTTLVSAIKPRYTIKVQTNLSNYKGLITQTQYFPAGAPMTLRVTPNGQTFEKWVDDDCNEVSTKQIYYGFKTKARDITYTAMFKGGSECQKVDHGEEGSSGENPTSSSSEEPGSSASIDTALCFTGVADTAWRSPIDMSSPEVSDGSTDKDHEGYTGHGFYNISNTATSKAVYNLTSDQSASNARVMVRYAFAGTSNRDMKITIDKGTYDVAFPPTGSWDKWDTVYIEDVWVDALDFQMTIASTTNDGGPNIDMIAFDIKGVYRTGCKPAKVANDSQETTRIVPVREFSVNPAPKKTFNALGRKVPDSDMARRRQLFPRFYSR, from the coding sequence GTGAGTGATTCCACGAGTTTCACTATTCACGTGGCTGGCGATTCGACGGTCCAGACTTACAAGGACTCCGCCTACCCGCAGACGGGTTGGGGGCAGGTCCTCGGGTATTTCTTTGATGGAGCCCGCGTCAAGGTGAACAATGCGGCTCTCGGTGGGCGCAGTTCCAAGAACTTCATCGAAGAAGGCCGCTTGGACGGAATCCTCAAAGCTGCGCAGAAGGGGGACTACCTTTTGGTGCAGTTCGGCCATAACGACCGTGATTACAGCAAGGAAGCCCGTTACGTGCCGCCCGAGGATTTTCCCGGCTACATCCAGAAGTTTGTCGATGAGGGTAAGAAAAAGGGTGTGAATGTCATCCTGGTTTCTCCTATGAACCTGAACGGAAGCCGCAATGTCTTTTCGACGGGGGCCAATAACTACGATGCCCGTGGCATGATGCAAAAGATTGCGACGAACAGCAAGATTCCTTTTGTCGATTTGAACATGAAGGCGTATAACCTGTACAATACGACGTACAAGAATATCCCAGATTACGTGACGCGTTACCTGTACAAAAAGTTGGAGAAGGGCGAATACCCGAATTACCCGGACGGTGTGAACGACGGTACGACGCACTTCCAGGAGATGGGCTCCATGGGCCATGCCCAGCTGATTTGCGAAGAACTCGAGGATAACCTCAAGAACAATACGAACCTCTCCGACGAGGCGAAGGCTGCCCTCACGACGCTTGTCTCCGCCATCAAGCCGCGCTACACCATCAAAGTGCAGACGAACCTTTCGAATTATAAAGGTCTCATTACGCAGACGCAGTACTTCCCGGCGGGCGCTCCGATGACGCTCCGCGTGACGCCCAACGGCCAGACATTTGAAAAGTGGGTCGATGACGATTGCAACGAGGTTTCGACCAAGCAGATATATTACGGCTTCAAGACGAAGGCCCGCGATATTACCTACACGGCGATGTTCAAGGGCGGTTCGGAATGCCAGAAGGTCGATCACGGTGAGGAAGGCTCTAGTGGGGAAAATCCGACTTCTTCAAGCTCGGAAGAACCCGGTTCGTCGGCCTCTATTGATACGGCGCTCTGCTTTACGGGCGTGGCCGATACGGCTTGGCGTTCCCCGATAGACATGTCCAGCCCCGAGGTGAGCGACGGTTCGACCGACAAGGACCACGAGGGGTATACGGGCCATGGATTCTATAACATTTCGAATACCGCGACGAGCAAGGCCGTTTATAACTTGACTTCCGACCAGTCGGCCTCCAACGCCCGCGTCATGGTGCGCTATGCCTTTGCCGGAACATCCAACCGCGACATGAAAATCACGATTGACAAGGGCACTTACGATGTCGCCTTCCCGCCGACGGGCTCCTGGGACAAGTGGGATACCGTCTATATAGAGGATGTCTGGGTGGATGCTTTGGATTTCCAGATGACGATTGCCTCCACCACAAATGACGGCGGCCCGAACATCGATATGATCGCTTTCGACATCAAGGGCGTGTACCGCACCGGATGCAAGCCCGCGAAGGTGGCGAACGATTCTCAAGAAACGACACGTATTGTTCCTGTACGCGAATTTTCTGTGAACCCTGCTCCAAAGAAGACTTTCAATGCCCTTGGCCGCAAGGTTCCCGATTCGGATATGGCGCGCCGTCGGCAATTATTCCCCCGTTTTTACTCCCGCTGA